The Deinococcus aquiradiocola genome includes a window with the following:
- the tsaE gene encoding tRNA (adenosine(37)-N6)-threonylcarbamoyltransferase complex ATPase subunit type 1 TsaE: MTSEPAPVHPHGPDPLGAAGLQVGVPLRLHGDDAQRELGQRLAPTLPAGTVLFLEGELGAGKTTLSQGLALGLGFTGLVSSPTYALMQVYPVPHGTLLHVDAYRVRHPQELYEMDLERLIAEARLSLIEWGEAFYDDYPDAPLLRLSHVDGEPDVRDLLRVR; encoded by the coding sequence ATGACGTCCGAGCCCGCCCCTGTTCACCCTCACGGTCCCGATCCCCTGGGCGCGGCCGGCCTGCAGGTCGGCGTGCCGCTGCGCCTGCACGGCGACGACGCGCAGCGCGAACTCGGTCAGCGCCTCGCGCCCACCCTGCCCGCCGGAACCGTCCTCTTCCTGGAGGGCGAGCTGGGTGCGGGCAAGACGACGCTCTCGCAGGGCCTCGCGCTCGGGCTGGGCTTCACGGGCCTCGTCAGCAGCCCCACGTACGCCCTCATGCAGGTGTACCCGGTGCCGCACGGGACGCTGCTGCACGTGGACGCGTACCGGGTGCGGCACCCGCAGGAACTGTACGAGATGGACCTCGAACGCCTGATCGCCGAGGCCCGCCTGAGCCTGATCGAGTGGGGCGAGGCCTTCTACGACGATTACCCGGACGCGCCGCTGCTGCGTCTGTCGCACGTGGACGGCGAACCGGACGTGCGCGACCTGCTGCGCGTCCGCTGA